The Caulifigura coniformis genome includes a region encoding these proteins:
- a CDS encoding TIGR01777 family oxidoreductase, whose translation MNVLISGSSGLVGRHLMRLLRASGHGVTRLVRREPTSADERFWDPAAGKLDPSVLEGVHAVVNLAGDNIGKGRWNDAKKKRILESRVQTAGLLADTIARSSGKPNVFVTASAIGIYGNRGSEALSESSAAGEGFLVDVCRQWEAAAMKADVRTVLLRFGMILTPEDGALAAMLTPFKLGVGGNMGDGKQYWSWVTLDDAVRVILFALTHAELSGPVNAVAPQPVTNAEFTRALGSVLHRPTFLPMPAFAARLALGEMADSLILSSTRVVPTRLQSAGYEYMHPDLKGALTALLKG comes from the coding sequence ATGAACGTCCTGATCAGCGGATCGAGCGGACTTGTCGGTCGGCACCTGATGCGGCTGTTGAGGGCTTCCGGACATGGTGTGACGCGGCTGGTCCGTCGTGAGCCGACATCGGCCGACGAGCGCTTCTGGGATCCCGCCGCTGGAAAGCTCGATCCGTCCGTCCTGGAGGGGGTACACGCCGTCGTCAACCTGGCCGGCGACAACATCGGCAAGGGACGTTGGAACGACGCCAAGAAGAAACGGATTCTGGAGAGCCGCGTTCAGACGGCCGGACTTCTGGCGGACACGATCGCCCGTTCGTCCGGGAAACCAAACGTGTTCGTGACGGCATCGGCGATCGGCATCTACGGGAATCGCGGGAGTGAGGCGCTGAGTGAATCGAGCGCAGCGGGGGAAGGGTTTCTTGTGGACGTCTGCCGGCAATGGGAAGCAGCGGCCATGAAGGCGGACGTACGGACCGTCCTGCTGCGCTTCGGGATGATTCTCACTCCGGAAGACGGCGCTCTGGCCGCGATGTTGACGCCGTTCAAGCTGGGCGTCGGCGGGAACATGGGAGATGGCAAACAGTACTGGAGCTGGGTCACGCTCGACGACGCAGTGCGGGTCATTCTCTTTGCGCTCACGCATGCCGAACTCTCCGGCCCGGTGAACGCGGTCGCCCCGCAGCCGGTGACCAACGCGGAGTTCACACGTGCCCTGGGAAGCGTCCTGCATCGGCCGACGTTCCTCCCCATGCCGGCATTCGCGGCCCGCCTCGCCCTCGGAGAAATGGCGGATTCACTGATTCTCTCGAGCACCCGCGTGGTGCCGACCCGGCTGCAGTCGGCCGGATACGAATACATGCACCCCGATCTCAAGGGGGCGCTGACGGCCCTGCTGAAGGGATAG
- a CDS encoding serine/threonine-protein kinase, protein MDPAKPEPDDAGQQRLFELLHRYVEGGCGGSGGSTEVLFPEEFQNAELSRLLDCLDGLNDLAHLARPRPASAASDSSLLRRKTLGHFDLVKELGRGAMGVVYQARHRTLKLDVALKTIRSSDLASVDEVRRFYLEARAAAGLIHPNITRVHDAGECEGLHYLTMDLIDGPSLAETLKKGPFTPAAAATFMEQVARAVHYLHEKGIVHRDIKPSNILIDSHGVPHVSDFGLAKVFSAGEDATLSGTIIGTPNYMSPEQAEGQSAQVTSLSDVFSLGAILYELLTGRPPFRSDGPLNTLFAVLETEPTLPRKIDRNIPPELERICLRCLEKSPGLRYASAGALADDLQRFADGEPITLPTTDLKHRVRQSLRREPALASHWLALALAAGIVQVRALLTPVDAASHATVMGLFGVWAALCWVLQYWLRTGWAQDVARYCWTAMDVVFYTVLLNLSVNWGWPVDMLLVGYAVMISGAGLWFQVRLIWWMTSLSVASYFVLRGLHPTMHGEAPAHFPFITAALLASVGANVSYQVHRFKRLDRIYQRRCLGTPENN, encoded by the coding sequence ATGGATCCTGCCAAGCCCGAGCCTGACGACGCTGGACAGCAGCGCCTGTTCGAGCTGCTGCATCGTTACGTTGAAGGGGGATGCGGAGGCTCGGGCGGTTCCACTGAGGTGCTGTTCCCCGAGGAGTTCCAGAATGCGGAACTCTCACGGCTGCTCGACTGCCTCGACGGACTCAATGACCTGGCCCACCTCGCGCGCCCCAGGCCGGCAAGCGCGGCTTCAGATTCCTCGCTCCTGCGAAGGAAAACACTCGGCCACTTCGACCTGGTCAAGGAGCTGGGACGCGGCGCGATGGGAGTCGTGTACCAGGCGCGACATCGCACTCTCAAGCTGGATGTGGCGCTGAAGACGATCCGGTCGAGCGACCTGGCGTCGGTCGACGAGGTGCGACGGTTCTACCTGGAGGCCCGGGCGGCCGCGGGGCTGATCCACCCGAACATCACCCGCGTTCACGATGCGGGCGAATGCGAGGGCCTGCATTACCTGACGATGGACCTGATCGACGGGCCGAGCCTCGCCGAGACCCTGAAAAAAGGCCCGTTCACGCCTGCCGCGGCGGCGACCTTCATGGAGCAGGTGGCCCGGGCCGTCCACTACCTGCATGAAAAAGGAATCGTCCATCGCGACATCAAGCCGTCCAATATTCTGATCGACTCGCACGGAGTGCCCCACGTCAGCGATTTCGGGCTGGCAAAGGTGTTCTCGGCCGGGGAAGACGCGACGCTGAGCGGGACGATCATCGGCACGCCCAACTACATGTCGCCCGAGCAGGCGGAAGGACAGAGCGCGCAGGTCACGTCCCTCAGCGATGTGTTCAGCCTGGGGGCCATCCTGTACGAGCTGCTGACCGGCCGGCCGCCGTTTCGGTCGGATGGCCCGCTCAACACGCTGTTCGCGGTTCTTGAAACGGAGCCGACGCTCCCCCGGAAAATTGACCGGAACATTCCACCGGAACTCGAGCGGATCTGCCTGAGGTGCCTGGAGAAATCGCCAGGCCTGCGCTATGCGTCGGCCGGAGCACTCGCGGACGACCTCCAGCGCTTCGCGGACGGCGAACCGATCACACTTCCGACGACCGACCTGAAGCACCGTGTCCGGCAGTCTTTGCGGCGCGAGCCGGCACTCGCATCGCACTGGCTGGCCCTGGCGCTGGCGGCTGGAATCGTGCAGGTGCGGGCGCTGCTGACGCCCGTCGATGCCGCGTCACATGCGACCGTCATGGGATTGTTTGGAGTGTGGGCGGCGCTCTGCTGGGTCCTGCAGTACTGGCTGAGGACGGGATGGGCCCAAGACGTGGCCCGCTACTGCTGGACGGCCATGGACGTCGTGTTTTACACGGTCTTGCTGAACCTGTCGGTCAACTGGGGCTGGCCCGTTGACATGCTGCTCGTCGGATACGCCGTGATGATCTCGGGGGCGGGGCTGTGGTTCCAGGTGCGACTGATCTGGTGGATGACGTCTCTCAGCGTCGCCAGCTATTTCGTGCTCAGGGGTCTGCATCCCACGATGCATGGCGAGGCCCCGGCCCACTTTCCCTTCATCACCGCGGCTCTGCTGGCGAGCGTCGGGGCAAACGTCTCGTATCAGGTGCACCGGTTCAAACGGCTGGACCGGATTTACCAGCGGCGGTGCCTGGGGACACCGGAGAACAATTGA
- a CDS encoding oxidoreductase codes for MAAVYPRVGGHKTVAAFQQHLASLGLKLPVAERPQSAAEGSVLAAPLELQGRVIGNRWCVHPMEGWDGETDGRPTEMMRRRWRNFGASGCKLIWGCEAFAIRPDGRANPRQLTHRPHDIEPLRELLHGLRQEHQASFGPSSTEDLIVGLQLTHSGRFCKPTRNDTFESRVAYRHPVLDARVGVTDDASVFRDDELPGLVEAYVAAAKTAEQVGFDFVDVKACHGYLMHEFLSGFTRPGEYGGDFEGRTRLLREVIGAIRSECPGLEIGVRLSLFDQPAFRPKPGEGDARKKGTGVPETCSVEHYPAFGARADNALKMDLTEPLALLKRLRDEHGVRLFNLTAGSPYYNPHIQRPAFYPPSDGYQPPEDPIVGCVRQIDAVRQIKQSLPDVVLVGTAYSYFQEYLPHVAEAVVKEGWVDSVGIGRLVLSDWTLPAKILRGEDYAADKKICRTFSDCTTAPRNGMISGCYPLDDYYKERPEFDLLKKVKAGK; via the coding sequence ATGGCCGCTGTTTATCCCCGCGTTGGCGGCCACAAAACCGTGGCCGCATTTCAGCAACACCTCGCGTCACTGGGGCTGAAGCTTCCGGTCGCCGAGCGTCCGCAGTCGGCCGCCGAAGGCTCGGTGCTGGCCGCTCCGCTGGAACTTCAGGGGCGCGTCATCGGCAACCGCTGGTGCGTGCATCCGATGGAAGGGTGGGACGGCGAAACCGATGGCCGGCCGACGGAGATGATGCGCCGCCGCTGGAGAAACTTCGGGGCCTCCGGCTGCAAGTTGATCTGGGGCTGTGAGGCATTCGCCATCCGTCCCGACGGGCGGGCCAACCCGAGGCAGCTCACGCATCGCCCGCACGACATCGAGCCGCTGCGCGAACTGCTGCACGGTCTGCGACAGGAACACCAGGCTTCGTTCGGGCCCTCGTCGACGGAGGACCTTATTGTCGGCCTGCAGCTCACTCACAGCGGACGTTTCTGCAAGCCGACCCGCAACGACACGTTCGAATCGCGCGTAGCCTACCGGCATCCGGTGCTCGATGCGCGGGTCGGCGTGACGGACGACGCCAGCGTATTCCGGGACGATGAACTCCCGGGGCTCGTCGAGGCCTATGTCGCGGCCGCGAAAACGGCGGAGCAAGTCGGGTTCGATTTTGTGGATGTAAAAGCCTGCCACGGCTACCTGATGCACGAGTTCCTGTCGGGCTTCACCCGGCCTGGAGAATACGGGGGCGATTTCGAGGGGCGGACCCGGCTGCTGCGCGAAGTGATCGGCGCCATTCGCTCGGAGTGCCCGGGGCTGGAAATCGGCGTCCGGCTGTCGCTGTTCGACCAGCCTGCATTCCGACCGAAGCCCGGGGAAGGGGATGCGCGGAAGAAGGGAACCGGCGTTCCGGAGACCTGCTCGGTCGAACACTATCCGGCGTTCGGGGCGCGGGCCGACAACGCTCTGAAAATGGACCTTACGGAACCGCTGGCACTCCTGAAGCGACTTCGCGACGAGCATGGCGTGAGGTTGTTCAACCTGACGGCCGGCTCCCCCTATTACAACCCGCACATCCAGCGGCCCGCGTTCTATCCCCCTTCGGACGGCTATCAGCCGCCCGAGGATCCGATCGTCGGGTGCGTCCGCCAGATCGATGCGGTGCGCCAGATCAAGCAGTCGCTTCCCGATGTCGTGCTGGTCGGAACGGCCTACTCCTACTTCCAGGAGTATCTGCCTCATGTGGCCGAGGCCGTGGTCAAGGAGGGCTGGGTCGATTCCGTCGGCATCGGGCGTCTTGTCCTCAGCGACTGGACGCTGCCGGCGAAAATTCTCCGTGGAGAAGATTACGCGGCGGACAAGAAAATCTGCCGCACCTTCAGCGACTGCACCACCGCCCCTCGCAACGGCATGATCTCCGGGTGCTATCCGCTGGATGATTACTACAAAGAGCGTCCCGAATTCGACCTGCTCAAGAAGGTCAAAGCAGGCAAGTGA
- the nusG gene encoding transcription termination/antitermination protein NusG: MKIAIDSPLQVESLSPGCQDSEALPTSPVFRVPYCLDGITATMPLIGPERCLFPDALLTEEFQVEGKDAGRLWRVLYTRSRMEKELMRRLVAKGAPFYSPIVENRYRSPAGRQRTSYLPLFTNYVFLFGAETERYDALATGCVSRSLDVSSESMFVADLRRIRALIDTGVQVTPEAKIEAGDRVRIKSGSMMGLEGLVFKRHGMSRLLVMVDFLQQGASIELPDWEVERL, encoded by the coding sequence ATGAAGATTGCGATCGATTCGCCACTTCAGGTTGAAAGCCTCTCCCCCGGGTGTCAGGATTCCGAAGCGCTTCCGACTTCCCCGGTTTTCCGGGTTCCTTATTGCCTCGATGGGATTACGGCCACGATGCCGCTGATTGGCCCTGAACGCTGCCTCTTTCCGGACGCGCTCCTCACAGAAGAGTTCCAGGTCGAAGGAAAAGATGCCGGGCGGCTCTGGCGGGTGCTCTATACACGGTCGCGGATGGAGAAGGAGCTGATGCGTCGGCTCGTCGCCAAGGGGGCACCGTTTTATTCGCCGATCGTCGAAAACCGCTACCGCTCCCCCGCCGGCCGCCAGCGGACGAGCTACCTCCCGCTGTTCACCAACTACGTGTTCCTGTTCGGCGCCGAGACGGAACGGTACGACGCGCTGGCGACGGGTTGCGTCTCGCGCAGCCTCGATGTGTCTTCGGAGTCGATGTTCGTCGCCGACCTCAGGCGGATCAGGGCGCTGATCGACACCGGAGTGCAGGTCACGCCCGAAGCAAAAATCGAGGCGGGCGATCGGGTGCGGATCAAATCGGGTTCGATGATGGGCCTGGAAGGGTTGGTCTTCAAACGGCACGGGATGTCGCGCCTGCTCGTCATGGTCGATTTTCTCCAGCAGGGAGCATCGATCGAGCTGCCGGACTGGGAAGTCGAGCGGCTGTAG
- a CDS encoding tetratricopeptide repeat protein, giving the protein MVTSAGVTAVSHLFARRFLRLALEAEVRAEPRLARAHFLTAIRHDPTPEASLEFGRFLADAGQVEDALLVLQDGWQLALRRGRFEEVARCCRRLAEVSLLNQDEPQARRFVQRAAAAEMSAWGADEASLSSEQLLIESEFAAREGDHTRAVSLAQGALAVASSSHCCTVLRHLARLAVLQGTQETAAKHLLAAARSAREQKNDRDYAESFLELAHLLRAMRRGKLAVKCYRMAAAWFERCGRLKLAKVARRLWTQTAALERQAVGDPRWN; this is encoded by the coding sequence ATGGTCACATCGGCTGGCGTCACGGCGGTTTCACATCTGTTCGCCAGGCGGTTTCTTCGTCTTGCGCTCGAAGCAGAAGTTCGCGCCGAGCCAAGACTGGCCCGAGCTCATTTCCTCACCGCCATCCGCCACGATCCGACTCCGGAGGCGAGCCTCGAATTCGGCCGCTTTCTCGCAGACGCCGGGCAGGTCGAAGACGCCCTGCTCGTCCTGCAGGATGGATGGCAGCTGGCCCTTCGCCGCGGCCGATTCGAGGAAGTCGCCCGCTGTTGTCGCCGGCTCGCCGAAGTGTCTCTGCTGAACCAGGACGAACCGCAGGCCCGCCGCTTTGTGCAGCGCGCGGCGGCCGCCGAGATGTCGGCCTGGGGGGCCGACGAGGCGAGCTTGAGTTCCGAACAATTGCTGATCGAATCGGAATTCGCGGCCCGCGAAGGTGACCACACGCGAGCGGTTTCGCTGGCGCAGGGAGCGCTGGCCGTCGCGTCCTCTTCGCATTGCTGCACCGTGCTTCGCCATCTCGCACGGCTCGCCGTCCTCCAGGGGACCCAGGAAACGGCGGCGAAGCACCTTCTCGCCGCGGCTCGTTCCGCGCGTGAGCAGAAGAACGACCGCGACTATGCCGAATCGTTTCTGGAACTCGCTCACCTGCTGCGAGCGATGCGGCGGGGCAAGCTCGCCGTGAAGTGCTACCGGATGGCAGCGGCCTGGTTCGAACGCTGCGGCCGCCTGAAACTGGCGAAAGTTGCACGCCGCCTGTGGACGCAGACGGCCGCCCTCGAACGTCAGGCCGTGGGAGATCCGCGCTGGAACTGA
- a CDS encoding THUMP-like domain-containing protein: protein MSGASSRDPGPFDDVSLLERLRNAPDLFERLKQSNGTELALQKQLRAEYPEDLVRAALLLHDLRKRGVSKFLRADQMWFDRTGLEQSTSETVAKHKAGRLGRAAEVVDLCCGIGADALAIAALAKVQAVDLRPAACLMAKWNAEAYGLDDRIEFQVGLAENADLRNRPFHIDPDRRPGGQRSLRIEDHRPGLEFLQQLALHPAGGVIKLSPASNFGGKFPGCEIELVSLNGECKEALVWCGPLRTETDWRATVLPTGDTLTGDPWSAVSEQSPLRTYLFDPDPAVVRAGLVDVLCESTGLARLDREEEYLTGDTAVPSPFVQTFEVIAQLSNNEREIRNWFRRSDCGQVEIKCRRIPVVPEKVRKHLSLEGKAALVLVYARIAGKAHAVVCRRCTA, encoded by the coding sequence ATGAGCGGCGCCAGCAGCCGGGATCCGGGTCCGTTCGATGACGTTTCCCTCCTCGAACGGCTCCGGAACGCTCCGGACCTGTTTGAACGTCTGAAGCAGTCGAACGGAACGGAACTCGCCCTTCAGAAGCAGCTGCGCGCGGAGTATCCCGAGGATCTCGTGCGAGCAGCTCTCCTTCTTCACGACCTGAGAAAACGGGGCGTGTCGAAGTTTTTGCGCGCGGACCAGATGTGGTTCGACCGTACCGGGCTCGAGCAATCGACATCGGAAACGGTGGCGAAACATAAGGCCGGGCGGCTCGGCCGGGCCGCAGAGGTCGTCGACCTCTGTTGCGGCATCGGGGCCGATGCGCTGGCGATTGCGGCGCTGGCGAAGGTGCAGGCGGTCGATCTGCGGCCGGCTGCGTGCCTGATGGCGAAATGGAATGCCGAGGCTTATGGCCTGGACGATCGCATCGAGTTCCAGGTGGGGCTGGCTGAGAACGCCGATCTTCGCAATCGGCCGTTCCACATCGATCCCGATCGGCGCCCCGGCGGACAGCGATCGCTGCGGATTGAAGACCACCGGCCCGGTCTCGAGTTTCTGCAGCAGCTCGCGCTCCACCCGGCGGGCGGAGTCATCAAGCTCTCGCCCGCATCCAACTTCGGGGGAAAGTTTCCTGGCTGTGAGATCGAGCTCGTCAGCCTGAACGGAGAATGCAAGGAGGCGCTCGTCTGGTGCGGGCCGCTGCGAACGGAGACCGACTGGCGGGCCACAGTCCTTCCAACAGGAGACACGTTGACTGGCGACCCGTGGTCGGCGGTCAGCGAACAGTCCCCACTGCGAACGTACCTGTTCGACCCCGATCCGGCCGTCGTCAGGGCGGGTCTCGTGGACGTTCTCTGCGAGTCGACGGGATTGGCGCGTCTCGACCGGGAAGAAGAGTACCTCACGGGTGACACCGCCGTTCCATCGCCGTTTGTCCAGACATTTGAGGTCATCGCCCAGCTCTCAAACAACGAGCGGGAGATCCGGAACTGGTTTCGCCGGTCCGACTGCGGCCAGGTCGAAATCAAATGCCGACGGATCCCGGTCGTCCCCGAGAAGGTGCGCAAGCACCTGTCCCTCGAAGGGAAAGCCGCCCTTGTATTGGTGTACGCGAGAATCGCCGGCAAGGCACATGCTGTCGTCTGCCGCCGCTGCACTGCCTGA
- the cysK gene encoding cysteine synthase A — MPVFKDNADSIGRTPLVRINRLTEGLKATVLAKVEGRNPAYSVKCRIGASMIWDAEKSGKLKPGMQVVEPTSGNTGIALAYVCAAKGYPLTLTMPETMSIERRMMLKGFGAKIILTPAAEGMKGAIARAEELAKSPEYFMPQQFKNPANPEIHFQTTGPEIWNDTDGKVDILVSGVGTGGTITGISRFWEQEKKKPLYSIAVEPSASPVLSGGQPGKHPIQGLGAGFIPETLDRSIVDEVMTVTGDESIEMARRISREEGITCGISCGAAMAAALKVAARPDSAGKTIVVILPDSGERYLSTPLFDGVRE, encoded by the coding sequence ATGCCTGTTTTCAAAGACAATGCTGACTCGATCGGCCGCACGCCGCTGGTTCGCATCAACCGGTTGACGGAGGGGCTGAAGGCAACGGTACTGGCCAAGGTGGAAGGCCGGAATCCGGCATATAGCGTCAAATGCCGCATCGGCGCGTCGATGATCTGGGACGCGGAGAAGTCCGGAAAGCTGAAGCCCGGCATGCAGGTCGTCGAGCCGACAAGCGGAAACACGGGCATCGCGCTGGCATACGTGTGCGCGGCCAAGGGTTACCCGCTGACGCTGACGATGCCGGAAACAATGTCGATCGAACGGCGGATGATGCTGAAGGGCTTCGGCGCGAAGATCATTCTCACGCCGGCCGCCGAGGGCATGAAGGGCGCGATCGCGCGGGCGGAAGAGCTCGCAAAGTCCCCGGAATACTTCATGCCGCAGCAGTTCAAGAACCCCGCAAACCCGGAGATCCATTTCCAGACGACGGGCCCGGAGATCTGGAACGACACCGACGGCAAGGTCGACATCCTGGTCTCGGGCGTAGGAACCGGCGGCACGATCACCGGCATCTCGCGGTTCTGGGAGCAGGAAAAGAAGAAGCCGCTGTACTCAATCGCAGTTGAACCGAGCGCCAGCCCGGTTCTCTCCGGAGGCCAGCCAGGCAAGCACCCGATCCAGGGGCTGGGGGCCGGCTTTATCCCGGAAACGCTCGACCGCTCGATCGTCGACGAAGTCATGACAGTGACCGGCGATGAGTCGATCGAAATGGCGCGCCGGATTTCCCGCGAAGAAGGGATCACCTGCGGAATCAGCTGTGGCGCCGCGATGGCGGCCGCTCTCAAGGTCGCCGCCCGTCCTGATTCCGCCGGTAAGACGATCGTCGTCATCCTGCCCGACTCGGGCGAGCGTTACCTGTCGACTCCGCTGTTCGACGGCGTTCGTGAATGA
- a CDS encoding BatA domain-containing protein: protein MSFGFIQPWMLFALAGVSLPIIAHLLSKRKFDIVFWGAMQFLELGRKTRRRIRLEEILLLLLRIGLIAIIVLAFARPWGKGGAFNALTEGVRRDVAYVIDGSYSMGRLTGDKTPQAAARQWIQKSLGTLRTGDTVSLWEAREQVVPRVESATSDLQQVREQIDRLPQPAGASRLTAAMTRAIQQLNQGTNPIRELIVVTDGQSFPWNVGDSTLWARLDDLRSQQTIKPRIWAVDVSDLAALDAPNFAVDRLELSRTMTVPNFPVRIRTTVRQFGGVSARRPVYLSINGQRLQDKTTVVSLPPDGEAPIEFEQRFDAAGSYLVTVSLDDDQLPGDNASHSVVTVAAAVPILLVDGRPSLDPVQSKSFFVQAAFGGATPDAAWVRAATIPPSELNAARLEGRDAVMLLDVADLDAEQVQALEAFVSKGGGLVVATGPESKPDFYNGPFGRKGKGLMPAELATARPVPASEPVTIEGESLAVPWLTRFKPGSGIDLATVRFTTWRTLKPLHPGEADPAERPGAAPAGPAISAPVIAAQLKNGDPWLVTRRYGEGQVAVLSAPLDSEWSTLPSKNDFVPFLHELLFSITSRGQGHTVETGAPLELQLPRGVPAESIRFRLPDGSEVPAEPGSDDSRPIARLKSTLLPGVYQALRANRPQDPPDYFVVDFDRAESNLAALTATEQEQLADHERMNFIRDVADWTAAVDDDSPRAEVWWLALLAVLGLLVFEVAMTRRLVRSGHGVLDAELDPAEAADMG, encoded by the coding sequence ATGTCCTTTGGCTTCATCCAACCGTGGATGCTGTTCGCCCTGGCCGGCGTGTCGCTGCCGATCATTGCCCACCTGCTGAGCAAGCGCAAGTTCGACATCGTCTTCTGGGGGGCGATGCAGTTCCTGGAACTGGGGCGGAAAACACGCCGCCGCATCCGCCTCGAAGAGATCCTGCTGCTCCTGCTGCGGATCGGACTGATTGCGATCATCGTCCTCGCGTTCGCGCGTCCGTGGGGAAAGGGAGGGGCGTTCAACGCCCTGACGGAAGGGGTTCGCCGCGATGTGGCGTACGTCATCGATGGCTCGTACAGCATGGGCCGGCTGACGGGCGACAAGACGCCCCAGGCCGCTGCCCGACAGTGGATCCAGAAATCGCTCGGGACGCTGCGAACGGGGGATACCGTCTCGCTGTGGGAAGCCCGTGAGCAGGTGGTTCCGCGAGTCGAGTCGGCCACTTCCGATCTCCAGCAGGTCCGCGAGCAGATCGACCGGCTTCCGCAGCCAGCCGGGGCGTCGCGTCTGACGGCCGCGATGACACGGGCGATCCAGCAACTGAACCAGGGGACCAACCCGATTCGCGAATTGATCGTCGTCACGGATGGGCAGTCGTTTCCCTGGAACGTGGGAGACTCGACCCTGTGGGCCCGGTTGGACGACCTCCGCTCGCAGCAGACGATCAAGCCGCGAATCTGGGCCGTTGATGTGTCGGACCTCGCCGCTCTGGACGCCCCCAATTTTGCCGTCGATCGCCTTGAGCTATCGCGCACGATGACGGTCCCCAATTTTCCGGTCCGCATTCGGACGACGGTGCGGCAGTTCGGGGGAGTTTCCGCCAGGCGACCGGTTTACCTGTCGATCAACGGGCAGCGTCTGCAGGACAAGACCACCGTGGTCAGCCTGCCTCCGGATGGGGAAGCGCCGATCGAGTTCGAACAGCGGTTCGACGCCGCGGGCTCATATCTTGTCACGGTCAGCCTCGACGACGACCAGCTCCCGGGAGACAACGCATCGCATTCGGTAGTCACCGTTGCGGCGGCGGTTCCAATACTGCTCGTCGACGGGCGCCCATCGCTCGATCCTGTGCAGAGCAAATCGTTCTTCGTTCAGGCGGCATTCGGGGGGGCCACACCTGACGCCGCCTGGGTTCGAGCGGCAACAATTCCGCCGTCCGAACTGAATGCCGCCAGGCTCGAGGGGCGCGACGCCGTCATGCTACTGGATGTCGCCGACCTCGACGCGGAGCAGGTACAGGCGCTGGAGGCGTTCGTCTCGAAAGGGGGAGGGCTGGTCGTGGCGACCGGGCCCGAATCGAAACCCGATTTCTACAACGGGCCCTTCGGTCGCAAGGGGAAGGGCTTGATGCCGGCGGAACTGGCGACGGCCAGGCCGGTTCCGGCGTCGGAGCCGGTGACGATTGAAGGTGAATCCCTGGCCGTGCCGTGGCTGACACGGTTCAAGCCCGGTTCCGGAATCGATCTGGCAACCGTTCGGTTCACGACGTGGCGCACTCTGAAGCCACTTCATCCGGGCGAGGCCGATCCGGCGGAGCGCCCCGGGGCCGCGCCTGCCGGTCCGGCGATCAGCGCCCCCGTGATCGCCGCGCAGCTGAAGAATGGCGATCCGTGGCTCGTCACGCGCCGCTACGGGGAAGGACAGGTGGCAGTGCTCTCGGCTCCGCTCGATTCGGAGTGGAGCACGCTTCCTTCGAAGAATGATTTCGTCCCGTTTCTGCACGAACTTCTATTCTCAATCACATCCCGGGGGCAGGGGCATACGGTCGAAACCGGAGCCCCCCTCGAACTGCAGCTGCCGCGCGGCGTCCCGGCGGAATCGATCCGGTTCCGGCTGCCGGATGGAAGCGAAGTTCCCGCGGAGCCGGGGAGCGACGACAGCCGGCCGATTGCACGATTGAAATCGACGCTGCTGCCAGGGGTTTACCAGGCCCTGCGGGCCAATCGCCCGCAAGACCCACCGGACTATTTCGTGGTCGATTTCGACCGTGCGGAATCGAACCTGGCGGCTTTGACGGCAACTGAGCAGGAGCAGCTTGCGGATCACGAGCGGATGAATTTCATCCGGGACGTCGCCGACTGGACAGCCGCAGTGGACGACGATTCGCCGCGTGCCGAGGTCTGGTGGCTGGCCCTGCTGGCGGTGCTGGGGCTGCTGGTTTTTGAGGTGGCGATGACGCGTCGGCTGGTTCGCAGCGGGCACGGTGTCCTCGACGCAGAACTCGATCCGGCGGAGGCCGCCGACATGGGCTGA